The following are encoded in a window of Phaseolus vulgaris cultivar G19833 chromosome 3, P. vulgaris v2.0, whole genome shotgun sequence genomic DNA:
- the LOC137807069 gene encoding pleiotropic drug resistance protein 3, translating to MAQLVGEDEIESLRIELAEIGRSIRSSFRSHASSFQSISSINPVEQDDDQIEALQWAELQRLPTYERITSALFDVYDGMETDEKTKGKQVVDVTKLRAQERHMFIEKLIKHIENDNLLLLQKLRKRIDKVGIKLPTVEVRYHNLCVEAECKIVKGKPIPTLWNTLKEFMLDTTKLSVLNSQDLKKNIIKNTSGIINPGRMTLLLGPPASGKTTLLLALAGKLSHSLKVQGDISYNGHILDEFIPQKSSAYVSQYDLHIPEMTVRETIDFSARCQGVGSRAELLMEVSRREKEAGIVPDPDLDAYMKATSINGLKSSLQTDYILKILGLDICADTLVGDPIRRGISGGQKKRLTTGEMIVGPTKALFMDEISNGLDSSTTFQIISCLQHLVHITDATALISLLQPAPETFDLFDDVVLMAEGKIVYHGPRDCILEFFEDCGFKCPQRKGTADFLQEVISKKDQAQYWSITEKPYSYVSIDQFIKKFKDSPLGKKLEEELLKPFDKSQSHNNALVFKKYSLTKWELFKACMMREILLMKRNSFVYVFKSTQLVIVAFVAMTVFIRTRMAVDVVHGNYFMGSLFYSLVILLVDGFPELSMTVSRLAVIYKQKELSFFPAWAYTIPSAVLKIPLSLLESFIWTSLSYYVIGYSPEIGRFFRQFLLLFVVHMTSVSMFRFIASIFQTVVSSVTAGTVAIVVVLLFGGFIIPKPYMPSWLRWGFWVSPVSYGEIGLTVNEFLAPRWEKMSANSTMGHQVLDNRGLNFDGYFYWVSVAALIGFTVLFNVGFTLMLTFLNAPARSRTLVSSEKNSELQEQQENNSSIGADKKLVTSPIENTVETRKRGLVLPFQPLAVAFHDVQYYVDTPLEMRNRGFTERRLQLLSDITGSFRPGILTALMGVSGAGKTTLMDVLCGRKTGGIIEGEIRIGGYPKVQATFARVSGYCEQNDIHSPNITVEESVMFSAWLRLPSQIDAKTKAEFVNDVIHTIELDGVKDSLVGMPNISGLSTEQRKRLTIAIELVANPSIIFMDEPTTGLDARAAAVVMRAVKNVVGTGRTVACTIHQPSIDIFEAFDELILMKTGGRLIYAGPLGKHSSRVIEYFESIPGVQKIKDNYNPSTWMLEVTSRSAESELGIDFAQIYKESTLYEQNKELVEQLSSPPPGSRDLYFPSHFSQNGWEQFKACLWKQHLSYWRSPSYNLSRICFVTALSILFGILFWKKGKKINNQQDVFNVFGAMYSAVLFFGINNCSSVLPYVATERTVLYRERFAGMYSPWAYSFAQVLIEVPYLIIEVVVHVIITYPMLGYDWSAYKIFWLLYSMFCNLLYFNYLGMLLVSLTPNVQLASIVASSSYTMLNLFSGYFVPRPQIPKWWIWMYYLCPMSWALNGMLTSQYGDEVKEISAFGEKKTIVQFLEDYYGFHHDFLGVVGVVLIIFPVSIAILFAYCIGKLNFQKR from the exons ATGGCACAACTAGTTGGTGAAGATGAGATAGAGTCTCTAAGGATTGAGTTGGCTGAGATAGGAAGGAGCATAAGGTCCTCATTTAGAAGCCATGCCTCTAGTTTCCAGAGCATTTCAAGCATAAATCCCGTGGAACAAGATGATGACCAGATAGAAGCTTTACAATGGGCTGAACTTCAGAGGTTACCAACCTATGAGAGGATTACTTCAGCTTTGTTTGATGTTTATGATGGCATGGAAACAGATGAGAAAACTAAAGGGAAGCAGGTTGTTGATGTCACCAAGCTTAGAGCTCAAGAACGGCACATGTTCATAGAAAAGCTTATTAAGCACATTGAAAATGATAATCTTCTACTGCTGCAGAAACTCAGGAAAAGAATTGACAA AGTAGGTATTAAGTTGCCGACAGTGGAAGTGAGGTATCACAATCTGTGTGTAGAAGCAGAGTGTAAGATAGTTAAGGGCAAACCCATACCTACACTGTGGAATACCCTGAAAGAATTTATGCtt GACACCACTAAATTGTCAGTTCTGAATTCTCAAGATTTGAAGAAAAACATCATCAAAAATACCAGTGGAATTATTAATCCGGGAAG GATGACTTTATTGCTGGGTCCACCAGCAAGTGGTAAAACAACATTGTTGTTGGCATTGGCTGGAAAGCTAAGTCATTCTCTAAAG GTTCAAGGGGACATTTCTTACAATGGACACATACTCGACGAATTCATCCCTCAGAAATCATCAGCATATGTTAGCCAATATGatttgcatattccagagatgACTGTGAGGGAAACAATTGATTTCTCAGCTCGTTGTCAAGGAGTAGGAAGCCGAGCCG AACTCCTGATGGAAGTCAGTAGAAGGGAGAAAGAGGCAGGAATAGTTCCTGATCCTGATCTAGATGCATATATGAAG GCAACATCAATAAATGGACTTAAGAGTAGCCTTCAGACAGACTATATTTTAAAG ATACTTGGTCTTGATATATGTGCTGATACATTAGTAGGAGATCCAATAAGAAGAGGTATATCTGGTGGTCAAAAGAAAAGGTTAACTACAG GAGAGATGATTGTTGGACCAACAAAAGCACTATTTATGGATGAAATATCCAATGGTTTAGACAGTTCCACTACTTTCCAGATTATTTCCTGTCTTCAGCATCTAGTGCATATCACAGATGCCACTGCATTAATTTCACTCCTTCAACCAGCACCAGAGACCTTTGATCTCTTTGACGATGTTGTCTTAATGGCAGAAGGAAAAATTGTGTACCACGGTCCACGTGATTGCATTCTTGAGTTCTTTGAAGACTGTGGGTTTAAATGCCCACAAAGAAAAGGCACTGCTGACTTTCTTCAGGAA GTAATCTCTAAGAAAGATCAAGCACAGTACTGGAGTATCACAGAAAAACCTTACAGTTATGTTTCAATTGACCAGTTCATTAAGAAATTTAAGGATAGCCCTTTAGGTAAAAAGTTGGAGGAGGAACTCTTGAAGCCATTTGATAAGTCTCAGAGCCACAACAATGCCCTTGTATTTAAAAAGTACTCATTGACAAAATGGGAATTATTTAAGGCTTGCATGATGAGGGAAATTCTTCTAATGAAAAGAAACTCTTTTGTCTATGTATTCAAGTCAACACAG CTTGTCATCGTAGCATTTGTAGCAATGACTGTTTTCATTCGAACACGAATGGCTGTTGATGTGGTCCATGGGAATTATTTTATGGGTTCATTGTTTTATTCACTCGTCATTCTTCTGGTCGATGGATTTCCAGAACTATCTATGACTGTATCAAGACTTGCAGTTATTTACAAGCAAAAAGAGTTGTCCTTTTTTCCGGCATGGGCTTATACAATACCATCTGCTGTTTTAAAGATTCCACTTTCATTGTTGGAATCTTTTATTTGGACATCACTTTCATATTATGTCATTGGTTACAGCCCCGAGATTGGAAG GTTCTTTCGCCAGTTCCTTCTCCTGTTTGTCGTACACATGACTTCGGTATCcatgtttcgatttattgcctCAATTTTTCAAACTGTGGTTTCTTCTGTGACAGCTGGTACTGTGGCCATAGTAGTTGTTTTACTATTTGGTGGCTTCATCATTCCAAAAC CATATATGCCGTCTTGGTTGCGATGGGGATTTTGGGTTTCTCCTGTGTCATATGGAGAGATAGGCTTAACTGTGAATGAATTTCTTGCTCCTAGGTGGGAAAAG ATGTCTGCAAACAGCACAATGGGTCACCAAGTACTTGATAACCGGGGGCTAAACTTTGATGGTTACTTTTATTGGGTATCAGTTGCTGCCTTAATTGGATTCACAGTGCTGTTCAATGTAGGTTTTACCTTGATGCTGACTTTCTTGAATG CTCCTGCAAGATCTCGAACACTTGTATCTTCTGAGAAGAATTCAGAGTTACAGGAACAGCAAGAAAACAACAGTAGCATTGGTGCAGACAAGAAACTTGTTACTTCTCCGATTGAAAATACTGTAGAAACCAGAAAGC GAGGATTGGTTCTACCTTTCCAGCCACTGGCAGTAGCATTTCATGATGTCCAGTACTATGTTGATACCCCTTTG GAAATGAGAAATAGAGGCTTTACTGAGAGAAGGCTTCAGCTCCTTTCTGACATCACAGGTTCATTCAGACCTGGAATACTAACAGCGCTGATGGGAGTCAGTGGAGCAGGGAAAACAACTTTGATGGATGTCCTGTGTGGAAGAAAGACTGGTGGTATTATAGAAGGAGAGATTAGAATTGGTGGCTACCCTAAGGTTCAGGCCACATTTGCTAGAGTATCAGGTTACTGTGAACAAAATGACATACATTCTCCAAACATAACAGTAGAAGAATCTGTGATGTTTTCTGCTTGGCTTCGGCTTCCTTCCCAGATTGATGCCAAAACTAAAGCT GAATTTGTGAATGATGTCATTCATACTATTGAGCTGGATGGGGTCAAAGATTCTTTAGTAGGCATGCCAAATATTAGTGGTTTATCGACTGAACAAAGAAAAAGACTGACGATAGCCATTGAGCTTGTTGCCAATCCTTCAATTATATTTATGGATGAACCAACTACAGGTCTAGATGCAAGGGCAGCTGCAGTTGTAATGAGAGCAGTGAAGAATGTAGTTGGAACAGGAAGAACTGTTGCATGCACAATTCACCAGCCAAGTATTGATATATTTGAGGCATTTGATGAG CTTATTCTCATGAAAACTGGAGGACGCTTAATCTACGCTGGTCCACTCGGGAAGCATTCAAGTAGGGTCATTGAATACTTTGAG AGTATACCGGGAGTGCAAAAGATTAAAGACAACTACAACCCATCAACATGGATGCTAGAGGTTACTTCAAGATCAGCAGAATCCGAACTCGGAATAGATTTTGCCCAAATTTATAAGGAATCAACCTTATACGA ACAGAACAAAGAGTTGGTTGAGCAATTAAGTTCACCACCTCCAGGCTCTAGAGATTTGTATTTTCCATCTCATTTTTCACAAAATGGTTGGGAACAGTTCAAAGCATGTTTGTGGAAACAACATTTGTCCTATTGGAGAAGTCCTTCATACAACTTGAGTCGCATCTGTTTTGTGACTGCCTTATCTATTCTGTTTGGAATACTGTTCtggaagaaaggaaagaaaat AAATAACCAACAAGATGTGTTCAATGTATTTGGTGCAATGTACTCTGCTGTACTCTTCTTTGGGATAAATAACTGCTCATCAGTTTTGCCATATGTGGCAACAGAGCGCACTGTTCTGTACCGTGAAAGATTTGCTGGAATGTACTCTCCCTGGGCCTATTCTTTTGCACAG GTGCTAATTGAGGTTCCCTATCTAATCATTGAAGTGGTTGTACATGTGATAATCACATATCCTATGTTGGGTTATGATTGGTCtgcttataaaatattttggttACTCTACAGTATGTTCTGCAATTTGTTATACTTCAATTATCTAGGGATGCTCCTTGTTTCATTGACACCAAATGTTCAATTGGCTTCTATTGTGGCTTCATCTTCCTACACCATGCTCAATCTATTTTCCGGGTACTTTGTACCACGACCT CAAATTCCGAAGTGGTGGATTTGGATGTATTATTTATGCCCCATGTCTTGGGCATTAAATGGAATGCTTACTTCACAGTATGGAGATGAAGTCAAAGAAATATCAGCCTTTggagaaaagaaaacaattgtCCAATTTTTGGAAGATTATTATGGGTTTCACCATGATTTTCTTGGTGTAGTTGGTGTGGTTCTCATTATCTTTCCTGTTTCAATTGCCATTCTATTTGCTTATTGTATTGGAAAACTCAATTTCCAGAAGAGGTAA
- the LOC137807070 gene encoding squamosa promoter-binding-like protein 1 codes for MEAEFGGKNQYLYGPVVSGMKKAVANGKRSLEWDLNDWKWDGDLFTAQPLNSVPSDCRSRQFFPPHPEIPAKKTNPSNDWSSSAINPGEGNKELEKRRRGVIGEGEGEGLNDEGGSLSLNLGGYGYPFMVEGEEKSRKKTKVIETTTAAATTSNRAVCQVQDCTADLGNAKDYHRRHKVCDVHSKATMALVGNVMQRFCQQCSRFHVLQEFDEGRRSCRRRLDGHNRRRRKTHPDVTVVNEGSLKDGSGSSYLLMSLLRILTNLHTNGSDHTRNQDILSHLLRNLASLAAPNNGRTLASLLEDSKGLLNAGTPGGAYEEPNLNSNTPEASRRPGSSIKIDNGFISQDPPISMAQCETGPTNGGTQECIPSGDGGVENSKSPPGAPFSSISQSRGSLPCQLTAVETTLRRNNLNNVDLNNVYSDMQNTVENHKKPYHHVASQMGSIDLPSWLQCDSLKSSPPQTSRNSDSTSNQSPSSSSGEAQSRTDRIVFKLFGKDPNDFPLLLRPQILNWLSHSPTEIESYIRPGCIILTIYLRLEKSAWEELYCNLGSSLRRLLGESNDTFWRTGWVFARVQQSLAFLYNGQVVLDVPLCHKSPHHCTISCIKPLAVPASARAHFIVKGCNLSQSSTRLLCALEGKYLVHASCHDLIGGADKSIQHLNFTCHIPNVTGRGFIEVEDHGLSSCSFPFIVAEKEVCSEICKLENVIEAAETTNDFQIKNQQMEEKTQALHFLQEMGWLLHRSRVKVRLGPVAPIHDIFQFNRISWLVDFSMDHGWCAVMKKLLDIIFEGGVDAGEHASIELALLDMSLLHKAVMRNSRPMVELLLRFVPVKTSDAADSEVKQVEKATHRFLFRPDTVGPAGLTPLHVAASMSGSDNVLDALIDDPGMVGIEVWKSARDSTGLTPHDYACLRGYYSYVQLVQNKTNKKGERLHVVDIPGTVVDSGNTKQKLSDQHRTGKISSLQTEKIESTEIASECRVCQQKLAYGGIRTAVVYRPVLLSMVAIAAVCVCVALLFKSSPRVYYVFQPFNWESLEYGTI; via the exons ATGGAGGCTGAGTTTGGGGGTAAGAATCAGTACTTGTATGGACCTGTGGTGTCAGGAATGAAGAAGGCTGTTGCGAATGGGAAGAGGAGTTTGGAATGGGATTTGAATGATTGGAAATGGGACGGTGATCTTTTCACTGCTCAGCCACTCAATTCAGTGCCATCAGATTGTAGGAGCCGCCAGTTTTTCCCACCACATCCTgaaattcctgcaaaaaagaccAATCCTTCCAACGATTGGTCTTCTTCTGCAATCAACCCTGGTGAGGGAAATAAGGAATTGGAGAAAAGGAGGAGGGGTGTTATAGGGGAAGGTGAAGGGGAGGGACTGAATGATGAGGGTGGTTCTCTTAGTTTGAACCTTGGGGGTTACGGTTACCCTTTCATGGTGGAAGGAGAGGAAAAAAGTAGAAAGAAGACAAAGGTAATTGAGACTACTACTGCTGCTGCTACCACCTCTAACCGTGCTGTTTGTCAGGTGCAAGATTGTACGGCTGATCTTGGTAATGCCAAGGATTACCACCGTAGGCACAAGGTTTGTGATGTTCATTCTAAGGCCACTATGGCACTAGTGGGAAATGTTATGCAACGTTTCTGTCAACAGTGTAGCAG GTTTCATGTCCTTCAAGAGTTTGATGAAGGGAGGAGAAGTTGTCGTAGGCGTCTGGATGGCCATAACAGGAGGAGGAGGAAAACTCATCCTGATGTTACTGTTGTTAATGAAGGCTCTCTTAAGGATGGAAGTGGCAGTAGCTATCTTTTGATGAGTCTGTTACGGATACTGACCAATTTGCATA CAAATGGGTCAGATCATACAAGGAACCAGGATATACTCTCTCATCTTCTGAGGAACCTGGCAAGTCTGGCTGCTCCAAATAATGGTAGAACTTTAGCCTCCTTATTGGAGGACTCTAAAGGTTTGTTAAATGCTGGGACACCAGGAGGTGCTTATGAAGAACCCAACCTTAATTCAAACACTCCTGAAGCTTCCAGACGGCCTGGTTCTTCCATTAAGATTGATAATGGCTTCATCAGTCAGGACCCTCCAATATCCATGGCACAGTGTGAAACAGGGCCTACTAATGGTGGGACACAAGAATGTATACCTTCAGGAGATGGTGGAgtagaaaattcaaaatcacCTCCAGGAGCACCATTCTCAAGTATAAGTCAATCAAGGGGAAGTCTTCCATGCCAATTAACTGCAGTGGAGACTACACTTAGAAGGAACAACTTAAATAACGTTGACCTTAATAATGTATACAGTGATATGCAGAACACTGTTGAGAATCATAAGAAGCCTTATCATCATGTGGCATCTCAGATGGGATCTATTgatcttccctcatggttgcAATGTGATTCTCTTAAATCAAGTCCTCCACAGACGAGCAGAAACTCAGATTCAACCTCTAACCAATCACCATCTAGTTCCAGTGGAGAAGCTCAG AGTCGTACAGATCGAATTGTTTTTAAACTCTTTGGCAAGGATCCAAATGATTTTCCCCTTCTTCTCCGACCACAG ATTCTCAACTGGTTATCCCACAGTCCCACAGAGATAGAGAGCTATATAAGGCCAGGTTGTATCATATTAACGATATATCTTCGTCTTGAAAAATCTGCATGGGAGGAG CTCTACTGTAATCTAGGATCCAGCTTGAGAAGGCTTCTTGGCGAATCAAATGATACATTTTGGAGGACAGGATGGGTATTTGCAAGGGTGCAGCAATCTTTGGCTTTTCTGTATAACG GTCAGGTAGTCTTAGATGTGCCCTTGTGTCACAAAAGCCCACATCATTGTACGATTTCATGCATTAAACCACTTGCTGTTCCTGCAAGTGCTAGGGCTCACTTTATTGTGAAAGGCTGCAACCTTTCCCAGTCTAGTACAAG GTTGCTCTGCGCACTTGAAGGGAAGTATCTGGTACATGCTAGTTGTCATGATTTGATTGGTGGAGCTGATAAATCCATTCAGCATCTCAACTTCACTTGTCATATACCAAATGTAACCGGGAGGGGTTTTATTGAG GTGGAAGACCATGGTCTTAGCAGCTGTTCCTTTCCATTTATAGTTGCAGAAAAAGAAGTCTGTTCAGAGATCTGCAAATTGGAGAATGTGATTGAGGCTGCTGAAACCACTAATGATTTCCAGATTAAAAACCAACAAATGGAAGAAAAGACTCAAGCTCTTCATTTCTTGCAAGAAATGGGTTGGCTCCTTCATAGAAGTCGTGTGAAAGTTAGGCTAGGTCCCGTGGCTCCTATCCATGATATCTTCCAATTTAATCGGATCTCGTGGCTTGTTGACTTCTCGATGGACCATGGTTGGTGTGCTGTGATGAAAAAACTCTTGGATATTATATTTGAGGGCGGTGTTGATGCAGGAGAACATGCCTCCATTGAGCTTGCATTGTTAGACATGAGTCTTCTACACAAAGCTGTGATGAGAAACAGTAGACCTATGGTAGAACTACTGCTAAGATTTGTGCCAGTTAAAACATCAGATGCTGCTGACAGTGAAGTGAAGCAAGTTGAAAAGGCTACTCACAGATTCTTATTTAGACCTGATACTGTTGGGCCAGCTGGATTGACTCCTCTTCATGTTGCAGCAAGTATGAGTGGCTCAGATAACGTGTTGGATGCATTAATTGATGATCCAGGAATG GTAGGAATTGAAGTATGGAAAAGTGCCAGAGACAGTACAGGTTTGACCCCCCACGACTACGCATGCCTTAGGGGCTATTACTCTTACGTTCAACTCGTTCAGAACAAGACCAACAAAAAAGGTGAAAGACTACATGTGGTTGATATACCTGGTACTGTTGTAGACAGTGGTAACACAAAGCAGAAGCTATCAGATCAACATAGGACAGGTAAAATTTCTAGTTTACAGACTGAGAAGATTGAAAGCACAGAAATTGCAAGTGAATGCAGGGTATGCCAGCAGAAGTTGGCTTATGGTGGCATAAGAACTGCAGTGGTCTATAGGCCAGTCTTGCTCTCCATGGTGGCCATAGCAGCTGTGTGTGTCTGTGTGGCTTTGCTCTTCAAAAGCTCACCTAGAGTTTACTATGTGTTCCAGCCTTTCAACTGGGAGTCATTGGAGTATGGAACAATATAA
- the LOC137807071 gene encoding pentatricopeptide repeat-containing protein At3g06430, chloroplastic yields the protein MASLSLSFSSSIVPSRIPHHNSNRTHTQHSTFRVTCFAISSPPSKPVVKKRHWKKGEFPGTSETLLHDSTRRTPIKNIKQKLEKKNSAKAWVNTVTESLSEQIDKKQWLQALQVFDMLREQTFYRPKEGAYMKLIVLLGKSGQPHRAHQLFTTMIEEGLEPTPHLYTALLAAYCRSNLIDEAFSILNEMKKLPLCQPDVFTYSTLIKVCVDAFKFDLVELLYEEMAERSVTPNTVTQNIVLGGYGKAGKFDQMEKVLSSMLESTTCKPDVWTMNTIISVFGNIGQIDMMEKWYEKFRNFGIEPETRTFNILIGAYGKKRMYDKMSSVMEYMRRLQFPWTTSTFNNVIEAFADAGDVRHMECTFDQMRAEGMKADTKTFCCLIKGYANAGLFHKVISSVHLAGKFEIPQNIAFYNAVLSACAKAEDLMEMERVYKRMKDNQCQPDETTYMIMIEAYKKDNMNDKIYYLEQEKQTMITDNKKVSRSEDDIFSSDS from the exons ATGGCTTCCCTATCTCTCTCCTTTTCATCTTCCATTGTTCCCTCTCGAATTCCCCACCACAATTCTAACAGAACCCATACTCAACACTCCACTTTTAGGGTTACCTGCTTCGCCATTTCCTCTCCCCCTTCCAAACCCGTTGTCAAAAAGCGACACTGGAAAAAAGGTGAGTTTCCTGGTACTTCGGAAACATTGTTACACGATAGTACGAGGAGGACCCCCATCAAGAATATCAAGCAGAAGTTGGAGAAAAAGAACAGTGCGAAGGCATGGGTCAACACTGTCACCGAATCCTTATCTGAACAAATCGACAAGAAGCAGTGGCTTCAAGCCCTTCAG GTATTTGATATGCTTAGAGAACAAACCTTCTACAGACCCAAAGAAGGGGCTTACATGAAACTTATTGTGCTGCTTGGAAAATCTGGTCAACCCCACCGTGCCCACCAACTTTTCACCACAATGATTGAAGAAGGTTTAGAACCTACTCCTCATCTGTACACAGCATTGCTTGCTGCGTATTGCAGGAGCAACCTTATTGATGAAGCTTTTTCAATTCTTAATGAGATGAAGAAACTTCCTCTTTGCCAGCCTGATGTTTTCACTTACAGTAccttgatcaaagtttgtgtgGATGCTTTCAAATTTGATTTGGTTGAGTTATTGTATGAAGAAATGGCTGAAAGGTCCGTCACGCCAAACACAGTGACTCAAAATATTGTTTTGGGTGGTTATGGTAAGGCGGGGAAGTTTGATCAGATGGAGAAAGTGCTTTCCAGCATGCTGGAGAGCACTACCTGCAAGCCGGATGTTTGGACAATGAACACGATCATCAGTGTCTTTGGTAACATTGGTCAGATTGATATGATGGAGAAATGGTATGAAAAATTCCGAAATTTTGGGATAGAACCTGAAACGCgcacttttaatattttgattggCGCCTATGGGAAGAAGAGAATGTATGACAAAATGTCATCTGTTATGGAGTATATGCGAAGGTTGCAATTTCCATGGACAACCTCGACTTTTAACAATGTGATTGAGGCATTTGCAGATGCAGGTGACGTGAGGCACATGGAGTGTACATTTGATCAGATGCGTGCTGAGGGTATGAAAGCAGATACCAAAACTTTCTGCTGCCTTATCAAAGGTTATGCAAATGCCGGTCTCTTTCATAAAGTAATTAGCAGTGTTCACTTGGCTGGAAAGTTTGAGATACCTCAAAATATTGCCTTTTATAACGCAGTCTTATCTGCATGTGCAAAGGCAGAGGATTTGATGGAAATGGAAAGAGTTTATAAGCGTATGAAAGATAACCAATGTCAACCAGACGAAACAACATACATGATCATGATTGAAGCATATAAAAAAGACAATATGAATGACAAAATATACTATTTGGAGCAGGAAAAGCAGACAATGATAACTGACAACAAAAAAGTGAGCCGTTCCGAGGATGATATCTTTAGTTCAGACAGTTAA
- the LOC137805535 gene encoding uncharacterized protein, with product MGNLSKASMKNYMLDFNVIKFFGINTRSGKVLRPLLVRWEFHGVMVQIAMVAKFYEVIHAIEEAQKMGLTNVFRDRDKLLEWARSVGYIYGFVIAILRSDTWTGQRGRMSYVLLGCERGGKYIRYKKDIDISRTGSRKCECPFRLRGKPVKGGQGWMVKLICGSHNHDLAETMVGHPYAERLSVKEKVMVEDMTKTSVKPRNILLTMKERNEKNVMTINQVYNAMSVHRRSQQGHRTEMQ from the exons ATGGGAAATttgtctaaagcttcaatgaagaattatatgttggatttcaatgtgattaagttttttggtattaatactcgtagtggCAAAGTTCTTCGCCCTCTTcttgttagatgggagtttcatGGAGTTATGGTTCAAATTGCTATGGTTGCTAAGTTTTATGAAGTTATACATGCTAtagaggaagctcaaaagatgggacttactaat GTATTTCGTGATCGAGATAAGTTGTTAGAGTGGGCAAGAAGTGTTGGCTATATTTATGGGTTTGTTATTGCTATATTGAGGTCAGATACATGGACGGGGCAACGAGGAAGGATGTCCTACGTATTATTAGGTTGTGAGAGAGGAGGTAAATACATACGGTATAAAAAAGACATAGATATCAGTCGAACGGGAAGTAGGAAGTGTGAGTGTCCTTTCAGATTGCGAGGCAAACCAGTGAAAGGTGGTCAAGGGTGGATGGTTAAATTAATTTGTGGTTCTCACAATCATGATTTGGCAGAGACAATGGTCGGTCATCCATATGCTGAAAGGTTAAGTGTAAAGGAAAAGGTTATGGTTGAGGATATGACTAAAACTTCAGTGAAGCcaagaaatattttactaaccatgaaagagagaaatgagaagaatgTCATGACGATAAATCAAGTTTATAATGCAATGAGTGTTCACCGAAGATCACAACAAGGTCACAGAACAGAAATGCAATAA